The following proteins are co-located in the Delphinus delphis chromosome 5, mDelDel1.2, whole genome shotgun sequence genome:
- the SH3BP2 gene encoding SH3 domain-binding protein 2 isoform X2, with protein MAAEEMHWPVPMKAIGAQNLLTMPGGVAKAGYLHKKGGTQLQLLKWPLRFVIIHKRCIYYFKSSTSASPQGAFSLSGYNRVMRAAEETTSSNVFPFKIVHISKKHRTWFFSASSEDERKSWMTLLRREIGHFHEKKELPLDASDSSSDTDSFYGAIERPVDISLSPYPTDNEDYEHDDEDDSYMEPDCPESGKPEDALIHPPAYPPPPVPMPRKPVFSDVPRAHSFSSKGPGPLLPPAPPKRSLPDAGPAPEDSRRELLGPRWLEPGPRVPAPSRRVSEPPPGGLPAVPSRKPPCFREDASSGPEPRVPGHGASSSSSSASAAATTSRNCDKLKSFHLSPRGPPTPEPPPVPANKPKFLKVAEVAPPREAAKPGLFVPAVAPRPPALKLPTPEATARPAILPRPEKPPLPHLQRSPPDGQSFRSFSFEKPRKPAQADTPQADAGGEDSDEDYEKVPLPSSVFINTTESCEVERLFKATSPRGEPLDGLYCIRNSSTKAGKVLVVWDETSSKVRNYRIFEKSLLLRHPYGYARPR; from the exons ATGGCGGCCGAGGAGATGCACTGGCCCGTCCCCATGAAGGCCATTGGTGCTCAGAACTTGCTGACCATGCCTGGGGGTGTGGCCAAGGCTGGCTACCTGCACAAGAAGGGCGGCACCCAGCTGCAGCTGCTCAAGT GGCCCCTGCGCTTCGTCATCATCCACAAGCGCTGCATCTACTACTTCAAGAGCAGCACGTCCGCCTCCCCGCAGGGCGCCTTCTCGCTGAGCGGCTACAACCG GGTGATGCGGGCAGCTGAGGAGACGACGTCCAGCAACGTCTTCCCCTTCAAGATCGTCCACATCAGCAAGAAGCACCGCACGTGGTTCTTCTCTGCCTCCTCTGAGGACGAGCGCAAG AGCTGGATGACCTTGCTGCGCAGGGAGATTGGCCACTTCCATGAGAAGAAGGAGCTGCCTCTGGatgccag CGACTCCAGCTCGGACACAGACAGCTTCTACGGTGCCATTGAGCGGCCCGTGGACATCAGCCTCTCTCCGTACCCCACGGACAATGAAG ACTACGAGCACGACGATGAGGACGACTCTTACATGGAACCCGACTGCCCCGAGTCCGGGAAGCCCGAGG ATGCCCTGATCCACCCACCGGCCTACCCCCCACCTCCGGTGCCCATGCCCAGGAAGCCCGTCTTCTCTGATGTGCCCCGGGCCCACTCCTTTTCCTCCAAGGGTCCAGGCCCTCTGCTGCCACCTGCACCCCCTAAGCGCAGCCTCCCCGATGCCGGCCCGGCCCCCGAGGACTCCAGgagggagctgctgggcccgAGGTGGCTCGAGCCCGGCCCCAGGGTGCCCGCCCCCTCCCGGAGGGTGAGTGAACCCCCACCGGGCGGCCTGCCCGCCGTGCCCAGCCGGAAGCCACCTTGCTTCCGCGAGGACGCCAGCTCCGGCCCAGAGCCCCGGGTCCCTGGCCACGGCGCCAGCTCTTCCTCTAGCTCTGCCAGCGCAGCTGCTACCACCTCCAGGAACTGTGACAAGCTCAAGTCCTTCCACCTGTCCCCTCGGGGGCCACCCACACCTGAGCCCCCTCCCGTGCCGGCCAACAAGCCCAAGTTCCTGAAGGTGGCTGAAGTGGCCCCCCCGAGGGAGGCAGCCAAGCCCGGACTCTTCGTGCCCGCCGTGGCCCCCCGGCCTCCCGCACTGAAGCTGCCCACGCCCGAGGCCACAGCCCGGCCCGCGATCCTGCCCAGGCCAGAAaagccgcccctcccccacctcca GAGATCACCCCCCGACGGGCAGAGCTTCAGGAGCTTCTCCTTTGAAAAACCCCGGAAACCCGCGCAGGCTGACACGCCGCAGGCGGACGCTGGCGGGGAGGACTCTGATGAGGACTACGAGAAG GTGCCACTGCCCAGCTCCGTTTTCATCAACACCACGGAATCTTGTGAAGTGGAAAG GCTGTTCAAAGCCACGAGCCCCCGGGGAGAGCCCCTGGACGGCCTCTACTGCATCCGGAACTCCTCCACCAAGGCGGGGAAG GTTCTGGTCGTGTGGGACGAAACCTCCAGCAAAGTGAGGAACTACCGCATCTTTGAGAAG AGCCTGCTGCTGCGGCACCCCTACGGTTACGCCAGGCCCAGGTGA
- the SH3BP2 gene encoding SH3 domain-binding protein 2 isoform X3: MAFLGPRTPAPKPSPGRKTVMCWVSATSFMAAEEMHWPVPMKAIGAQNLLTMPGGVAKAGYLHKKGGTQLQLLKWPLRFVIIHKRCIYYFKSSTSASPQGAFSLSGYNRVMRAAEETTSSNVFPFKIVHISKKHRTWFFSASSEDERKSWMTLLRREIGHFHEKKELPLDASDSSSDTDSFYGAIERPVDISLSPYPTDNEDYEHDDEDDSYMEPDCPESGKPEDALIHPPAYPPPPVPMPRKPVFSDVPRAHSFSSKGPGPLLPPAPPKRSLPDAGPAPEDSRRELLGPRWLEPGPRVPAPSRRVSEPPPGGLPAVPSRKPPCFREDASSGPEPRVPGHGASSSSSSASAAATTSRNCDKLKSFHLSPRGPPTPEPPPVPANKPKFLKVAEVAPPREAAKPGLFVPAVAPRPPALKLPTPEATARPAILPRPEKPPLPHLQRSPPDGQSFRSFSFEKPRKPAQADTPQADAGGEDSDEDYEKVPLPSSVFINTTESCEVERLFKATSPRGEPLDGLYCIRNSSTKAGKVLVVWDETSSKVRNYRIFEKGAKFYLEGEVLFVSVGSLVEHYHTHVLPGHQSLLLRHPYGYARPR; the protein is encoded by the exons ATGGCCTTCCTGGGCCCCAGGACACCTGCCCCCAAGCCGTCGCCAGGCAGGAAGACAGTCATGTGCTGGGTCAGTGCCACCAG CTTCATGGCGGCCGAGGAGATGCACTGGCCCGTCCCCATGAAGGCCATTGGTGCTCAGAACTTGCTGACCATGCCTGGGGGTGTGGCCAAGGCTGGCTACCTGCACAAGAAGGGCGGCACCCAGCTGCAGCTGCTCAAGT GGCCCCTGCGCTTCGTCATCATCCACAAGCGCTGCATCTACTACTTCAAGAGCAGCACGTCCGCCTCCCCGCAGGGCGCCTTCTCGCTGAGCGGCTACAACCG GGTGATGCGGGCAGCTGAGGAGACGACGTCCAGCAACGTCTTCCCCTTCAAGATCGTCCACATCAGCAAGAAGCACCGCACGTGGTTCTTCTCTGCCTCCTCTGAGGACGAGCGCAAG AGCTGGATGACCTTGCTGCGCAGGGAGATTGGCCACTTCCATGAGAAGAAGGAGCTGCCTCTGGatgccag CGACTCCAGCTCGGACACAGACAGCTTCTACGGTGCCATTGAGCGGCCCGTGGACATCAGCCTCTCTCCGTACCCCACGGACAATGAAG ACTACGAGCACGACGATGAGGACGACTCTTACATGGAACCCGACTGCCCCGAGTCCGGGAAGCCCGAGG ATGCCCTGATCCACCCACCGGCCTACCCCCCACCTCCGGTGCCCATGCCCAGGAAGCCCGTCTTCTCTGATGTGCCCCGGGCCCACTCCTTTTCCTCCAAGGGTCCAGGCCCTCTGCTGCCACCTGCACCCCCTAAGCGCAGCCTCCCCGATGCCGGCCCGGCCCCCGAGGACTCCAGgagggagctgctgggcccgAGGTGGCTCGAGCCCGGCCCCAGGGTGCCCGCCCCCTCCCGGAGGGTGAGTGAACCCCCACCGGGCGGCCTGCCCGCCGTGCCCAGCCGGAAGCCACCTTGCTTCCGCGAGGACGCCAGCTCCGGCCCAGAGCCCCGGGTCCCTGGCCACGGCGCCAGCTCTTCCTCTAGCTCTGCCAGCGCAGCTGCTACCACCTCCAGGAACTGTGACAAGCTCAAGTCCTTCCACCTGTCCCCTCGGGGGCCACCCACACCTGAGCCCCCTCCCGTGCCGGCCAACAAGCCCAAGTTCCTGAAGGTGGCTGAAGTGGCCCCCCCGAGGGAGGCAGCCAAGCCCGGACTCTTCGTGCCCGCCGTGGCCCCCCGGCCTCCCGCACTGAAGCTGCCCACGCCCGAGGCCACAGCCCGGCCCGCGATCCTGCCCAGGCCAGAAaagccgcccctcccccacctcca GAGATCACCCCCCGACGGGCAGAGCTTCAGGAGCTTCTCCTTTGAAAAACCCCGGAAACCCGCGCAGGCTGACACGCCGCAGGCGGACGCTGGCGGGGAGGACTCTGATGAGGACTACGAGAAG GTGCCACTGCCCAGCTCCGTTTTCATCAACACCACGGAATCTTGTGAAGTGGAAAG GCTGTTCAAAGCCACGAGCCCCCGGGGAGAGCCCCTGGACGGCCTCTACTGCATCCGGAACTCCTCCACCAAGGCGGGGAAG GTTCTGGTCGTGTGGGACGAAACCTCCAGCAAAGTGAGGAACTACCGCATCTTTGAGAAG ggGGCGAAGTTCTACCTGGAGGGCGAGGTCCTGTTTGTGAGCGTGGGCAGCCTGGTGGAGCATTACCACACTCACGTGCTGCCTGGCCACCAGAGCCTGCTGCTGCGGCACCCCTACGGTTACGCCAGGCCCAGGTGA
- the SH3BP2 gene encoding SH3 domain-binding protein 2 isoform X1, translated as MAAEEMHWPVPMKAIGAQNLLTMPGGVAKAGYLHKKGGTQLQLLKWPLRFVIIHKRCIYYFKSSTSASPQGAFSLSGYNRVMRAAEETTSSNVFPFKIVHISKKHRTWFFSASSEDERKSWMTLLRREIGHFHEKKELPLDASDSSSDTDSFYGAIERPVDISLSPYPTDNEDYEHDDEDDSYMEPDCPESGKPEDALIHPPAYPPPPVPMPRKPVFSDVPRAHSFSSKGPGPLLPPAPPKRSLPDAGPAPEDSRRELLGPRWLEPGPRVPAPSRRVSEPPPGGLPAVPSRKPPCFREDASSGPEPRVPGHGASSSSSSASAAATTSRNCDKLKSFHLSPRGPPTPEPPPVPANKPKFLKVAEVAPPREAAKPGLFVPAVAPRPPALKLPTPEATARPAILPRPEKPPLPHLQRSPPDGQSFRSFSFEKPRKPAQADTPQADAGGEDSDEDYEKVPLPSSVFINTTESCEVERLFKATSPRGEPLDGLYCIRNSSTKAGKVLVVWDETSSKVRNYRIFEKGAKFYLEGEVLFVSVGSLVEHYHTHVLPGHQSLLLRHPYGYARPR; from the exons ATGGCGGCCGAGGAGATGCACTGGCCCGTCCCCATGAAGGCCATTGGTGCTCAGAACTTGCTGACCATGCCTGGGGGTGTGGCCAAGGCTGGCTACCTGCACAAGAAGGGCGGCACCCAGCTGCAGCTGCTCAAGT GGCCCCTGCGCTTCGTCATCATCCACAAGCGCTGCATCTACTACTTCAAGAGCAGCACGTCCGCCTCCCCGCAGGGCGCCTTCTCGCTGAGCGGCTACAACCG GGTGATGCGGGCAGCTGAGGAGACGACGTCCAGCAACGTCTTCCCCTTCAAGATCGTCCACATCAGCAAGAAGCACCGCACGTGGTTCTTCTCTGCCTCCTCTGAGGACGAGCGCAAG AGCTGGATGACCTTGCTGCGCAGGGAGATTGGCCACTTCCATGAGAAGAAGGAGCTGCCTCTGGatgccag CGACTCCAGCTCGGACACAGACAGCTTCTACGGTGCCATTGAGCGGCCCGTGGACATCAGCCTCTCTCCGTACCCCACGGACAATGAAG ACTACGAGCACGACGATGAGGACGACTCTTACATGGAACCCGACTGCCCCGAGTCCGGGAAGCCCGAGG ATGCCCTGATCCACCCACCGGCCTACCCCCCACCTCCGGTGCCCATGCCCAGGAAGCCCGTCTTCTCTGATGTGCCCCGGGCCCACTCCTTTTCCTCCAAGGGTCCAGGCCCTCTGCTGCCACCTGCACCCCCTAAGCGCAGCCTCCCCGATGCCGGCCCGGCCCCCGAGGACTCCAGgagggagctgctgggcccgAGGTGGCTCGAGCCCGGCCCCAGGGTGCCCGCCCCCTCCCGGAGGGTGAGTGAACCCCCACCGGGCGGCCTGCCCGCCGTGCCCAGCCGGAAGCCACCTTGCTTCCGCGAGGACGCCAGCTCCGGCCCAGAGCCCCGGGTCCCTGGCCACGGCGCCAGCTCTTCCTCTAGCTCTGCCAGCGCAGCTGCTACCACCTCCAGGAACTGTGACAAGCTCAAGTCCTTCCACCTGTCCCCTCGGGGGCCACCCACACCTGAGCCCCCTCCCGTGCCGGCCAACAAGCCCAAGTTCCTGAAGGTGGCTGAAGTGGCCCCCCCGAGGGAGGCAGCCAAGCCCGGACTCTTCGTGCCCGCCGTGGCCCCCCGGCCTCCCGCACTGAAGCTGCCCACGCCCGAGGCCACAGCCCGGCCCGCGATCCTGCCCAGGCCAGAAaagccgcccctcccccacctcca GAGATCACCCCCCGACGGGCAGAGCTTCAGGAGCTTCTCCTTTGAAAAACCCCGGAAACCCGCGCAGGCTGACACGCCGCAGGCGGACGCTGGCGGGGAGGACTCTGATGAGGACTACGAGAAG GTGCCACTGCCCAGCTCCGTTTTCATCAACACCACGGAATCTTGTGAAGTGGAAAG GCTGTTCAAAGCCACGAGCCCCCGGGGAGAGCCCCTGGACGGCCTCTACTGCATCCGGAACTCCTCCACCAAGGCGGGGAAG GTTCTGGTCGTGTGGGACGAAACCTCCAGCAAAGTGAGGAACTACCGCATCTTTGAGAAG ggGGCGAAGTTCTACCTGGAGGGCGAGGTCCTGTTTGTGAGCGTGGGCAGCCTGGTGGAGCATTACCACACTCACGTGCTGCCTGGCCACCAGAGCCTGCTGCTGCGGCACCCCTACGGTTACGCCAGGCCCAGGTGA